A single genomic interval of Drosophila gunungcola strain Sukarami unplaced genomic scaffold, Dgunungcola_SK_2 000019F, whole genome shotgun sequence harbors:
- the LOC128263819 gene encoding spidroin-1-like, giving the protein MGGPAVGEEGSSRRVAAEAEGRRDRGGRGTAAAGAAAVAGGADAAAAVGTAVAVAAATLTITTTIAAAEAAGVAPATGAGRASVADRRGGGAAVSSADGHVDLARARGGSRGGQDAGGHRVAAPTAVESEGQVGETRRGDGRSRGTGGDARGGARGPGGAGEGAMGVAITAPKLARQTSCPEPRAPPARPTLRRQQSEGAEPWWEVPEAEWPARVAEEARRQRGRRRKARWLRVFKAQ; this is encoded by the coding sequence ATGGGAGGCCCGGCGGTTGGCGAGGAGGGCAGCAGTCGCCGCGTGGCAGCAGAGGCTGAGGGACGCCGAGACAGAGGAGGCCGAggcacagccgccgcaggagcagctgcagtcGCCGGAGGAGCAGATGCAGCCGCCGCTGTCGGCACCGCAGTCGCCGTGGCCGCTGCCACGCTtaccatcaccaccaccatcgcCGCCGCCGAGGCAGCAGGAGTGGCACCTGCCACAGGCGCAGGTCGCGCAAGCGTTGCGGACCGTCGTGGTGGAGGGGCGGCGGTGTCATCAGCAGACGGTCACGTGGACTTGGCCCGCGCCCGAGGAGGCAGCAGAGGAGGCCAGGATGCGGGAGGCCATCGAGTGGCGGCGCCCACCGCCGTTGAATCCGAGGGCCAAGTCGGCGAAACGCGTCGCGGAGACGGCCGATCGCGAGGGACTGGAGGTGACGCCCGAGGAGGAGCGCGAGGCCCAGGAGGGGCTGGAGAAGGGGCCATGGGAGTGGCCATCACCGCCCCGAAGTTGGCGCGGCAGACTTCGTGTCCGGAGCCGCGAGCCCCACCGGCGAGGCCGACGCTGCGGAGACAGCAGTCGGAGGGCGCGGAACCGTGGTGGGAGGTTCCGGAGGCGGAGTGGCCGGCGCGGGTGGCCGAAGAAGCGCGACGGCAGCGAGGAAGGCGCAGGAAGGCCAGGTGGTTGCGGGTGTTTAAGGCCCAATAA